A single Scleropages formosus chromosome 4, fSclFor1.1, whole genome shotgun sequence DNA region contains:
- the polh gene encoding DNA polymerase eta isoform X1 has translation MDYGKERIVALVDMDCFYVQVEQRMNPDLKNKPCVVAQYKMWKGGGIIAVSYEARAHGVTKNMWVDDAKKLCPGLQVARVRESRGKANLTRYREASVEVIEVMSRYAVIERASVDEAYVDLTATVQQRLKDMADRRIEADLLKTTYVQGFPQSAGGRRDGSDKEEWRALGVREWLASLTGAAGSESPELCLAIGALIVEEMRAGVEKETGLRCSAGISHNKALAKLACGLNKPNRQTILPLGSVPELFSYLPISKIRNLGGKLGTSIVESLEVENIGEITQFTQVQLVQRFGEKTGLWLFDLCRGIDFEPVKPRQLPKSISCSKNFPGKMALSTKDQVQNWLHQLALELEERLIKEREMNGRVAKLLTVGVRQAGDHRASSFSRCCALARYEATKMAGDAFAIIKSLNTAGNHQAAWSPPLTLLHLSANKFSEALGSSVGCIANFLSSEARGDATRKGPGCEARGVASPKRAPSIQSLFQRAAEKQESREPQAQTSPWKAALALTPRKKHPECTGSPVRGPAERRDGIASFFQRRSLKFAEEEQGCEEEASPASTMPSGGVHGPAGRSGGTGEPRQDTGVWLREEELRASEARPRLPDPAVDTVRCERCGERIPVWDMPEHTDYHFALDLQSSFSSSVSPSTGPTAAAPPLASSPATPTSPRGKMKLKSPSGPQAKRVKSQGTNSTLDAFFKRM, from the exons ATGGATTATGGGAAGGAGAGGATCGTCGCCCTCGTGGACATGGACTGCTTCTACGTCCAGGTGGAGCAGAGGATGAACCCTGATCTGAAGAACAAGCCctgcgtggtggcgcagtacaAGATGTGGAAGGGCGGCGG TATCATAGCGGTGAGCTACGAGGCCAGAGCCCACGGCGTCACCAAGAACATGTGGGTCGATGATGCTAAGAAGCTGTGCCCTGGGCTCCAGGTGGCACGAGTGCGCGAGTCCCGCGGCAAGGCCAACCTCACGCG ATACCGGGAGGCCAGCGTGGAAGTGATCGAGGTGATGTCCCGCTACGCTGTGATCGAGAGGGCCAGCGTCGACGAGGCGTACGTGGACCTCACGGCCACCGTGCAGCAGAGGCTCAAGGACATGGCGGACCGGCGGATAGAGGCAGATTTGCTAAAGACCACCTACGTCCAAGGCTTTCCTCAGTCCGCAGGGGGTCGGCGGGACGGGTCTGATAAAG AGGAGTGGCGGGCTCTTGGCGTTCGGGAATGGCTCGCCTCCCTGACTGGCGCCGCTGGTAGCGAGAGCCCAGAGCTCTGCCTGGCTATCGGCGCCCTCATCGTGGAGGAGATGAGAGCTGGCGTGGAGAAGGAAACGGGCCTCCGCTGCTCTGCTGGGATATCGCACAACAAg GCTCTAGCCAAGCTCGCCTGCGGCTTGAACAAGCCGAACCGACAGACCATCCTGCCCCTGGGGTCCGTGCCCGAGCTCTTCAGCTATCTGCCCATCAGTAAGAT CCGGAACCTCGGCGGGAAGCTGGGCACCTCCATCGTGGAGAGTCTGGAGGTGGAGAACATTGGCGAGATCACGCAGTTCACCCAAGTTCAGCTGGTCCAGCGTTTCGGGGAGAAAACAGG ACTGTGGCTCTTCGATTTGTGTCGCGGCATCGACTTTGAACCCGTGAAGCCCAGGCAGCTGCCAAAGTCCATCAGCTGCAGCAAGAACTTCCCCGGGAAGATGGCACTCTCCACGAAAGACCAG gtGCAGAACTGGCTTCACCAGCTGGCCCTCGAGCTCGAGGAGAGATTGATCAAAGAGAGGGAGATG AATGGCAGAGTGGCCAAGCTGCTCACGGTGGGGGTGCGGCAGGCGGGCGATCACAGGGCCTCCAGCTTTTCCCGCTGCTGTGCTCTGGCCCGGTACGAGGCTACCAAGATGGCTGGTGACGCATTTGCCATCATCAAGAGTCTCAACACCGCAGGAAACCACCAGGCCGCATG GTCACCCCCTCTCACCCTGCTCCACCTGTCTGCCAACAAGTTCAGTGAGGCTCTGGGCTCTTCCGTTGGGTGCATAGCCAACTTCCTGAGCAGCGAGGCGAGAGGAGACGCCACGCGGAAAGGGCCCGGGTGCGAAGCGAGAGGAGTCGCCTCGCCCAAGAGAGCGCCCTCCATCCAGTCCTTGTTCCAGAGAGCCGCCGAGAAGCAGGAGAGCCGTGAGCCACAGGCGCAGACGTCCCCCTGGAAAGCAGCCCTGGCGCTCACGCCCAGAAAAAAGCACCCAGAATGCACAGGGTCTCCGGTGAGAGGCCCAGCGGAGCGCAGGGACGGCATCGCCTCCTTCTTTCAGAGGAGGAGCCTGAAGTTCGCTGAGGAAGAGCAAGGATGTGAAGAGGAGGCTTCTCCTGCGAGCACCATGCCTTCTGGAGGGGTCCACGGCCCGGCGGGCAGGAGCGGAGGGACCGGGGAACCCCGGCAAGACACGGGTGTCTGGCTGCGGGAGGAGGAGCTCAGAGCGTCGGAAGCGCGACCGCGTCTCCCTGATCCCGCCGTGGATACGGTGCGGTGCGAGCGCTGCGGAGAGCGCATCCCGGTCTGGGACATGCCTGAGCACACAGACTACCACTTCGCCCTTGACCTGCAGAGCTCCTTCTCGTCCAGCGTCTCTCCGAGCACGGGCCCCACGGCGGCGGCTCCTCCGCTCGCGTCCAGCCCTGCGACCCCAACGTCCCCTCGTGGCAAAATGAAGCTCAAGAGCCCGTCGGGACCTCAGGCAAAGAGGGTGAAGTCGCAGggcacaaactccacactggACGCCTTTTTCAAGAGAATGTGA
- the polh gene encoding DNA polymerase eta isoform X2: MDYGKERIVALVDMDCFYVQVEQRMNPDLKNKPCVVAQYKMWKGGGIIAVSYEARAHGVTKNMWVDDAKKLCPGLQVARVRESRGKANLTRYREASVEVIEVMSRYAVIERASVDEAYVDLTATVQQRLKDMADRRIEADLLKTTYVQGFPQSAGGRRDGSDKEEWRALGVREWLASLTGAAGSESPELCLAIGALIVEEMRAGVEKETGLRCSAGISHNKALAKLACGLNKPNRQTILPLGSVPELFSYLPISKIRNLGGKLGTSIVESLEVENIGEITQFTQVQLVQRFGEKTGLWLFDLCRGIDFEPVKPRQLPKSISCSKNFPGKMALSTKDQNGRVAKLLTVGVRQAGDHRASSFSRCCALARYEATKMAGDAFAIIKSLNTAGNHQAAWSPPLTLLHLSANKFSEALGSSVGCIANFLSSEARGDATRKGPGCEARGVASPKRAPSIQSLFQRAAEKQESREPQAQTSPWKAALALTPRKKHPECTGSPVRGPAERRDGIASFFQRRSLKFAEEEQGCEEEASPASTMPSGGVHGPAGRSGGTGEPRQDTGVWLREEELRASEARPRLPDPAVDTVRCERCGERIPVWDMPEHTDYHFALDLQSSFSSSVSPSTGPTAAAPPLASSPATPTSPRGKMKLKSPSGPQAKRVKSQGTNSTLDAFFKRM; encoded by the exons ATGGATTATGGGAAGGAGAGGATCGTCGCCCTCGTGGACATGGACTGCTTCTACGTCCAGGTGGAGCAGAGGATGAACCCTGATCTGAAGAACAAGCCctgcgtggtggcgcagtacaAGATGTGGAAGGGCGGCGG TATCATAGCGGTGAGCTACGAGGCCAGAGCCCACGGCGTCACCAAGAACATGTGGGTCGATGATGCTAAGAAGCTGTGCCCTGGGCTCCAGGTGGCACGAGTGCGCGAGTCCCGCGGCAAGGCCAACCTCACGCG ATACCGGGAGGCCAGCGTGGAAGTGATCGAGGTGATGTCCCGCTACGCTGTGATCGAGAGGGCCAGCGTCGACGAGGCGTACGTGGACCTCACGGCCACCGTGCAGCAGAGGCTCAAGGACATGGCGGACCGGCGGATAGAGGCAGATTTGCTAAAGACCACCTACGTCCAAGGCTTTCCTCAGTCCGCAGGGGGTCGGCGGGACGGGTCTGATAAAG AGGAGTGGCGGGCTCTTGGCGTTCGGGAATGGCTCGCCTCCCTGACTGGCGCCGCTGGTAGCGAGAGCCCAGAGCTCTGCCTGGCTATCGGCGCCCTCATCGTGGAGGAGATGAGAGCTGGCGTGGAGAAGGAAACGGGCCTCCGCTGCTCTGCTGGGATATCGCACAACAAg GCTCTAGCCAAGCTCGCCTGCGGCTTGAACAAGCCGAACCGACAGACCATCCTGCCCCTGGGGTCCGTGCCCGAGCTCTTCAGCTATCTGCCCATCAGTAAGAT CCGGAACCTCGGCGGGAAGCTGGGCACCTCCATCGTGGAGAGTCTGGAGGTGGAGAACATTGGCGAGATCACGCAGTTCACCCAAGTTCAGCTGGTCCAGCGTTTCGGGGAGAAAACAGG ACTGTGGCTCTTCGATTTGTGTCGCGGCATCGACTTTGAACCCGTGAAGCCCAGGCAGCTGCCAAAGTCCATCAGCTGCAGCAAGAACTTCCCCGGGAAGATGGCACTCTCCACGAAAGACCAG AATGGCAGAGTGGCCAAGCTGCTCACGGTGGGGGTGCGGCAGGCGGGCGATCACAGGGCCTCCAGCTTTTCCCGCTGCTGTGCTCTGGCCCGGTACGAGGCTACCAAGATGGCTGGTGACGCATTTGCCATCATCAAGAGTCTCAACACCGCAGGAAACCACCAGGCCGCATG GTCACCCCCTCTCACCCTGCTCCACCTGTCTGCCAACAAGTTCAGTGAGGCTCTGGGCTCTTCCGTTGGGTGCATAGCCAACTTCCTGAGCAGCGAGGCGAGAGGAGACGCCACGCGGAAAGGGCCCGGGTGCGAAGCGAGAGGAGTCGCCTCGCCCAAGAGAGCGCCCTCCATCCAGTCCTTGTTCCAGAGAGCCGCCGAGAAGCAGGAGAGCCGTGAGCCACAGGCGCAGACGTCCCCCTGGAAAGCAGCCCTGGCGCTCACGCCCAGAAAAAAGCACCCAGAATGCACAGGGTCTCCGGTGAGAGGCCCAGCGGAGCGCAGGGACGGCATCGCCTCCTTCTTTCAGAGGAGGAGCCTGAAGTTCGCTGAGGAAGAGCAAGGATGTGAAGAGGAGGCTTCTCCTGCGAGCACCATGCCTTCTGGAGGGGTCCACGGCCCGGCGGGCAGGAGCGGAGGGACCGGGGAACCCCGGCAAGACACGGGTGTCTGGCTGCGGGAGGAGGAGCTCAGAGCGTCGGAAGCGCGACCGCGTCTCCCTGATCCCGCCGTGGATACGGTGCGGTGCGAGCGCTGCGGAGAGCGCATCCCGGTCTGGGACATGCCTGAGCACACAGACTACCACTTCGCCCTTGACCTGCAGAGCTCCTTCTCGTCCAGCGTCTCTCCGAGCACGGGCCCCACGGCGGCGGCTCCTCCGCTCGCGTCCAGCCCTGCGACCCCAACGTCCCCTCGTGGCAAAATGAAGCTCAAGAGCCCGTCGGGACCTCAGGCAAAGAGGGTGAAGTCGCAGggcacaaactccacactggACGCCTTTTTCAAGAGAATGTGA
- the gtpbp2a gene encoding GTP-binding protein 2 isoform X2 — MKWRLQEGRGEAVYQIGVEDNGLLVGLSEEDMKASLKTLRRMAEKVGADITILREREVEYDSDVPRQIAEVLVRKVPDDQQFLDLRVAVLGNVDSGKSTLLGVLTQGELDNGRGRARLNLFRHLHEIQSGRTSSISFEILGFNSKGEVVNYSESRTAEEICESASKMITFIDLAGHHKYLKTTIFGLTSYCPDFAMLVVSANTGIAGTTREHLGLAMALKVPIFIVVSKVDLCPRGTVERTVRQLERILKQPGCNKVPMVVASADDAVTAAQQFAQSPSITPIFTLSSVSGESLDLLKVFLNILPPLSNSKEQEELMQQLTEFQVDEIYTVPDVGTVVGGTLYSGICREGERLVVGPTDEGHFLGLKVCSIQRNRSACRVLRAGQAATLALGNFDRSLLRKGMVMVSPEMNPTICWLFEAEIVLLFHAKTFRRGFQVTVHVGNVRQTATVERLHGKEELRTGEKAVVRFRFIKHPEYLKVGAKLLFREGVTKGIGHVTSLQPVSHYQHDS; from the exons GGTTGGTGCTGACATCACAAtcctcagagagagagaggtggagtATGATTCTGACGTCCCACGACAGATTGCGGAAGTCCTGGTTAGGAAAGTCCCGGATGACCAACAG TTCCTGGACCTGCGCGTCGCAGTGCTGGGCAACGTGGACTCTGGGAAGTCCACCTTGCTTGGCGTGCTGACCCAGGGCGAGCTGGACAATGGCCGAGGACGGGCACGGCTCAACCTCTTCAGACATCTCCATGAGATTCAGTCAGGAAGGACTTCGAGCATCAGCTTCGAGATCCTGGGCTTCAACAGCAAAGGAGAG GTGGTCAACTACAGCGAGTCTCGTACCGCTGAGGAGATCTGCGAGAGCGCGTCCAAAATGATCACCTTCATCGATCTGGCTGGACACCACAAATACCTGAAAACCACAATCTTCGGCCTCACGAGTTACTGTCCCGATTTCGCTATGTTGGTTGTCAGTGCCAACACTGGCATCG CGGGCACCACGCGGGAGCACCTGGGCCTGGCCATGGCTCTGAAGGTGCCCATCTTCATCGTGGTGAGCAAAGTGGACCTGTGTCCGCGGGGGACCGTGGAGCGCACCGTCCGCCAGCTGGAGCGCATCCTCAAGCAGCCCGGCTGCAACAAGGTGCCCATGGTGGTGGCCAGCGCGGACGACGCCGTCACGGCCGCCCAGCAGTTCGCCCAGTCACCGAG CATCACCCCAATTTTCACCCTGTCCAGTGTGTCAGGGGAAAGTCTAGACCTTCTGAAGGTCTTCCTAAACATCCTGCCCCCCCTGAGCAACAgcaaggagcaggaggagctcaTGCAGCAGCTCACAGAGTTCCAG GTGGATGAGATCTACACGGTGCCGGACGTGGGAACTGTGGTCGGAGGAACTCTATACAG TGGGATCTGCCGCGAGGGTGAGCGCTTGGTGGTGGGGCCCACAGACGAGGGCCACTTCCTGGGGCTCAAGGTGTGCAGCATCCAGAGGAATCGCTCAGCCTGCAGGGTGTTGAGGGCCGGTCAGGCCGCCACTCTGGCACTGGGCAACTTCGACCGCTCGCTCCTCCGGAAG GGCATGGTTATGGTGAGCCCAGAAATGAACCCCACCATCTGCTGGCTCTTTGAGGCAGAGATTGTGCTGCTGTTCCACGCCAAGACCTTCCGCAGGGGCTTCCAGGTGACTGTGCACGTGGGTAACGTGCGACAGACGGCCACCGTGGAGCGCCTGCACGGAAAG GAGGAGCTCCGCACAGGAGAGAAGGCTGTGGTGCGCTTCAGGTTCATCAAGCACCCGGAGTACCTAAAGGTGGGCGCCAAGTTGCTCTTCCGGGAGGGGGTCACCAAGGGCATCGGCCACGTCACCAGCCTGCAGCCTGTCTCCCACTACCAGCACGACTCCTAG